Proteins encoded in a region of the Acidobacteriota bacterium genome:
- a CDS encoding ribonuclease HI: MAVLGFKGYWKAFGEYLGSATNQQSEIAAAALGLENLSEPCKVRLFSDSRYVIETMGGTWKRKTNQDWWRRLDKAAARHEIEWQWIKGHAGHEVQEVADTAARQIAKIGKVEGDYLDELVAELGVMEI, translated from the coding sequence GTGGCTGTTTTGGGGTTCAAGGGCTATTGGAAGGCTTTTGGCGAATATCTCGGCAGTGCGACGAATCAGCAGTCTGAAATAGCCGCGGCGGCGCTTGGGCTTGAAAATTTGTCGGAGCCCTGCAAGGTCCGGCTGTTCTCTGATTCGCGTTACGTTATCGAGACGATGGGCGGCACATGGAAGCGAAAGACCAATCAGGATTGGTGGCGGCGGCTTGATAAGGCGGCGGCCCGTCATGAGATAGAATGGCAGTGGATAAAGGGCCACGCCGGCCATGAGGTGCAGGAAGTGGCCGATACCGCGGCTCGCCAGATAGCAAAAATAGGAAAGGTCGAAGGTGACTACCTTGATGAACTCGTAGCCGAGCTTGGAGTAATGGAGATCTGA
- a CDS encoding DUF4097 family beta strand repeat protein, with the protein MRSFIYISVFALVLFVVAAAQAQTPPTPSVPTVPPVPRTVRVAPPVPIFPGQRTDTELRVDAEQSVNLKFCISEGELKVNGWDRNEVRILVRSGRKFGIRVLERAPASGNATWIWATPTAIEGQTAAQRGECLSGDSVEMDVPHGATLNFHGRSATTSVDSVRKVSLKIVEGNISLRNITGGISASALQGDLIVTNSSGSLSLDSTTGNIIVYGLEPIESSDLLKVKTNSGSIMLQRVGHRQIEANSITGSLQFEGGFLAGGIYNFKTSNGTLRMLVPENGNCTVSAAYGFGSFNAAIPVETITENITPGGKNVVAKIGTGEACNVTLTTSSGRIQIVRLEP; encoded by the coding sequence ATGCGGTCTTTCATTTACATTTCAGTTTTCGCTCTAGTGCTTTTCGTCGTGGCGGCGGCTCAGGCGCAAACGCCGCCGACACCTTCCGTTCCGACAGTTCCGCCTGTTCCGCGGACCGTCCGTGTGGCCCCACCGGTTCCGATATTTCCCGGACAGAGAACAGACACCGAGCTTCGGGTCGACGCTGAGCAAAGTGTGAATTTGAAGTTTTGCATCTCTGAAGGCGAGCTTAAAGTTAATGGCTGGGATCGGAATGAAGTAAGGATCCTGGTCCGTTCGGGGCGAAAGTTTGGGATACGCGTGCTCGAGCGTGCGCCAGCGTCGGGTAATGCCACCTGGATCTGGGCAACCCCGACTGCCATCGAGGGGCAAACCGCCGCACAGCGGGGCGAGTGCCTTTCCGGCGATAGCGTTGAAATGGACGTCCCGCACGGTGCGACGCTCAATTTTCATGGCCGCTCGGCGACCACTTCGGTCGACTCTGTCCGGAAGGTAAGCCTCAAGATCGTTGAGGGCAATATCTCGCTCCGGAACATAACGGGCGGCATCTCAGCCTCAGCCTTGCAGGGCGACCTTATCGTCACAAATTCATCGGGCAGCCTTTCTCTCGATAGCACGACGGGCAACATCATTGTTTATGGGCTCGAGCCGATCGAGTCGAGCGATCTGCTTAAGGTAAAAACAAATTCGGGCTCGATAATGCTTCAGCGGGTCGGGCACAGGCAGATCGAGGCAAACTCGATCACGGGATCGCTGCAATTCGAAGGCGGCTTTCTGGCCGGCGGCATCTATAATTTCAAAACGTCGAACGGGACCTTGAGAATGCTTGTGCCTGAGAATGGCAACTGCACGGTCTCGGCGGCTTACGGTTTCGGCAGTTTCAATGCGGCGATCCCGGTCGAGACCATAACGGAAAACATCACGCCAGGCGGCAAGAATGTGGTAGCAAAGATTGGCACCGGCGAGGCCTGCAACGTTACGCTAACGACGAGCAGCGGCAGAATTCAGATAGTCCGGCTCGAGCCGTAA
- a CDS encoding sigma-70 family RNA polymerase sigma factor, with protein sequence MIKATEIFVDSMSEQAAAAAATETIGFEEAFSLHHRTVYRAARSVVRDAALAEDVTQEVFLKYYHHRDSIADEEMLRPWLIRVALNIAKNTVRGKVRANTRDENYVKQTADNDVFSVESEYEQKAEVSEIQKALGKIREPLRSCLILKQQGLSYREIANALEIKETSIGTYVARARQEFLRFYGKKGEEQV encoded by the coding sequence ATGATCAAGGCGACGGAAATATTCGTGGACTCGATGTCCGAGCAAGCAGCGGCCGCAGCAGCGACAGAGACCATCGGTTTCGAGGAGGCATTTTCGCTTCACCATCGGACGGTCTATCGAGCTGCGCGTTCGGTCGTCCGCGATGCAGCCCTCGCCGAAGACGTTACGCAAGAGGTCTTTCTCAAGTATTATCATCATCGCGATTCGATCGCGGACGAAGAAATGCTGCGTCCGTGGCTGATCCGCGTGGCCCTCAATATCGCCAAGAATACGGTCCGCGGAAAGGTTAGGGCGAACACGAGAGACGAAAACTACGTCAAACAAACAGCGGACAACGACGTTTTTTCGGTTGAATCGGAATACGAGCAAAAGGCCGAGGTAAGCGAGATCCAGAAAGCCCTAGGCAAGATACGTGAACCGCTCAGGAGTTGCCTGATACTCAAGCAGCAGGGGCTTTCATATAGAGAGATCGCCAATGCGCTTGAGATCAAAGAAACAAGCATTGGAACCTATGTCGCACGCGCCCGGCAGGAGTTTTTGAGATTTTACGGAAAGAAGGGCGAGGAGCAGGTATGA
- a CDS encoding AAA family ATPase yields the protein MHIKRIQLENIKSHLEAVFDFERGTTAISGENGAGKTTLIEAAAWVLFDVLDYKKDDFVSRGAKKGNARVTIESGLDEREYVIYRDTGTGYYVYDPQLETRIAEKKEDVSRFLRKHLAVEPGTDIEMLYKHAIGVPQGTFTAIFLATAAERKRTFDVLLKVEEYRRGAEELLKTQRFVESRIGVIDNKASRFEGELARADSVAEELAATEILLRELKQQVDELRRKEDEAKKRVAELEEAKDRFDKAAKEKEVAESERGRAELILKQAEAEFERARESSTKIDAVREAAGRHREALKQLAELERERGVRDGIKAELAKVETAEAAIKIEERHTRAEILSIENAHRELTELRPKAEEQISFEKELAAAREELSGLRAVAKQVEAAEERLRRLRASYKSAEEELEKARAKAAGAENAETLEVRDSEITAELARLNAELERDEKFQAEIRNGLCPILSEKCLNLKPGQTLDGFLVDQFAELRTAIDRFGRERTELRAGLAKAKTAERFAVQVPTLERRFAEVKEEGVRLAAERDELRSKLEQLPAAEAKVTEIEARLDQLGDPRSRIRPLEALLARETEVRESVTKIESNMERLESERRLFVEQLDDFVKLDADLQTATAERDATEEAYRTFIAFEQAAKDLPRLEDAFRDAVTAFEKASEQASAAVAAFEEATRGYDPEAHAAAGAELGGIQRDMAGVEVRIESAEKRLAALNSESGRLAEIRKELSAELQEKERQEKILETTVFIRDTLKEAAPLVARNYVFHVSAEANRIFREVGGNAERTLRWGEDYGVYVEEGGHERPFISLSGGEQMSAALAVRLALLKQLSDIRIAFFDEPTTNMDAERRENLAMQIGQITHFDQLFVISHDDTFEGYLDHEITVEGQ from the coding sequence ATGCATATAAAGCGGATACAACTCGAGAACATCAAATCGCACCTCGAGGCGGTGTTCGATTTCGAGCGCGGGACGACGGCCATTTCCGGCGAGAACGGAGCGGGCAAAACTACACTGATCGAGGCCGCGGCGTGGGTTTTGTTCGATGTTCTCGACTATAAGAAGGACGACTTCGTCAGCCGCGGAGCCAAGAAGGGCAATGCCCGCGTGACCATCGAGAGCGGGCTCGACGAACGAGAATACGTTATCTATCGCGACACCGGAACGGGATATTACGTCTATGACCCGCAGCTTGAAACGCGGATCGCAGAAAAGAAAGAGGATGTCAGCCGCTTCCTTCGCAAACATCTCGCCGTCGAGCCGGGCACGGACATCGAGATGCTCTACAAGCATGCGATCGGCGTTCCGCAGGGGACGTTCACGGCGATCTTTTTGGCGACAGCTGCTGAGCGAAAGCGGACTTTTGACGTATTGCTCAAGGTCGAGGAATACCGCCGCGGTGCGGAAGAACTACTGAAGACGCAGCGTTTTGTCGAATCCCGCATCGGTGTGATCGACAACAAGGCCTCGCGGTTCGAAGGTGAGCTTGCCCGGGCCGATTCAGTAGCCGAGGAACTTGCGGCGACGGAGATCTTGCTCAGGGAACTGAAACAGCAGGTCGACGAGCTTCGCCGAAAGGAAGATGAAGCGAAGAAGCGGGTCGCCGAACTTGAAGAAGCGAAGGACCGCTTTGACAAGGCCGCGAAGGAGAAAGAGGTCGCGGAATCGGAACGCGGGCGTGCGGAACTGATACTTAAACAGGCCGAGGCCGAATTTGAACGGGCAAGAGAATCTTCAACAAAGATCGACGCCGTAAGAGAAGCCGCCGGCCGGCATCGCGAGGCTCTGAAGCAACTCGCCGAGCTTGAACGCGAACGCGGAGTTCGGGATGGGATCAAGGCGGAGCTTGCAAAGGTCGAAACCGCGGAAGCCGCGATTAAGATCGAGGAGCGGCACACGCGGGCCGAGATCCTATCTATCGAGAATGCTCACCGCGAACTCACCGAGCTTCGCCCAAAGGCTGAAGAACAGATCAGCTTCGAGAAAGAACTTGCCGCCGCACGCGAGGAGCTTTCGGGGCTTAGGGCAGTTGCAAAGCAGGTTGAGGCGGCCGAAGAGAGGCTCCGTCGGTTGCGGGCTTCATACAAGTCGGCAGAGGAAGAGCTTGAAAAGGCACGTGCCAAGGCCGCCGGCGCCGAGAATGCCGAAACGCTCGAAGTACGCGACTCAGAGATAACCGCCGAGCTTGCAAGGCTCAATGCCGAGCTTGAACGCGACGAAAAGTTTCAGGCCGAGATCAGGAACGGCCTGTGCCCGATATTGAGCGAGAAGTGCCTGAACCTGAAGCCTGGGCAAACGCTCGATGGGTTTCTTGTCGATCAATTTGCCGAGCTTCGAACCGCGATCGACCGCTTCGGCCGTGAACGGACGGAACTTCGGGCAGGCCTTGCCAAAGCAAAGACGGCCGAGCGTTTTGCCGTCCAGGTGCCGACGCTCGAACGGCGTTTCGCAGAGGTTAAGGAAGAAGGCGTTCGGCTGGCTGCGGAACGCGACGAGCTTAGATCGAAGCTCGAGCAGCTTCCGGCCGCGGAGGCAAAGGTAACGGAGATCGAGGCGAGGCTCGACCAGCTCGGCGATCCGCGTTCCCGCATCCGTCCGCTTGAGGCGTTGCTCGCCCGTGAGACGGAAGTGCGAGAGAGCGTGACCAAGATCGAGAGCAACATGGAGCGGCTCGAGAGCGAGCGAAGGTTGTTTGTTGAGCAACTCGATGACTTTGTGAAACTCGACGCCGACCTGCAAACCGCAACGGCCGAACGCGACGCGACCGAAGAGGCTTACCGCACGTTCATCGCATTTGAGCAGGCCGCTAAGGACCTGCCGCGGCTCGAAGATGCTTTTCGTGATGCAGTTACTGCTTTCGAAAAGGCGAGCGAGCAAGCGTCCGCTGCGGTCGCGGCATTTGAAGAGGCAACGCGTGGCTATGACCCCGAGGCACACGCTGCCGCCGGTGCAGAGCTTGGAGGCATTCAACGCGATATGGCCGGCGTCGAAGTGCGGATAGAGAGTGCGGAAAAGCGGCTTGCGGCACTTAATTCCGAGTCTGGGCGGTTGGCGGAGATAAGGAAAGAGCTTTCCGCCGAACTGCAGGAAAAGGAGCGGCAGGAGAAAATACTTGAAACGACGGTCTTCATCCGCGATACTCTAAAGGAAGCCGCACCGCTCGTAGCCCGAAACTACGTTTTTCACGTCTCAGCCGAGGCCAACCGCATCTTTCGCGAGGTCGGCGGAAATGCCGAGCGGACGCTTCGCTGGGGCGAGGACTACGGCGTTTATGTGGAAGAGGGCGGCCACGAGCGGCCATTCATCAGCCTTTCGGGCGGCGAGCAGATGTCGGCGGCTCTTGCCGTAAGGCTGGCGTTGCTGAAGCAATTGTCCGATATCCGCATCGCCTTTTTTGACGAGCCGACGACCAATATGGACGCCGAGCGGCGGGAGAACCTCGCCATGCAGATCGGACAGATCACACACTTCGACCAGCTATTTGTGATCTCGCATGATGATACTTTTGAAGGGTATCTGGACCACGAGATCACCGTTGAGGGTCAATGA
- the era gene encoding GTPase Era codes for MTEKTYRSGLVGLIGRPNAGKSTLLNYLVGEKIAAVSNKPQTTRYKIRGVVSRPESQIVFIDTPGVHKPGYLLNRRMMAAVEDAILSVDVVVLIRDATVTTGNGDRFVLDLVKRSEKPAILLLNKIDKLREKEKLLPLIELYRNEHDFAAIIPASALRGEAIDALLTAIEEHLPEGDPLFGEDELTDQPMRMIVAEMVREKILATTGEEIPYVTAVVPEKWDETDPERTVIHCAIFVERPSQKGIIIGKGGAKLKAIGTAARADVERLLGRHVHLQLFVKVVEDWRNKDRELSGMGISE; via the coding sequence ATGACCGAAAAAACTTATCGGAGCGGACTTGTCGGCCTTATCGGTCGTCCGAATGCCGGAAAATCGACCCTGCTCAATTACCTCGTCGGCGAAAAGATCGCCGCCGTCTCAAACAAACCGCAGACGACCCGCTACAAGATCCGCGGCGTCGTCTCGCGGCCCGAAAGCCAGATCGTTTTTATCGACACACCGGGCGTCCACAAACCCGGTTACCTACTTAACCGGCGAATGATGGCGGCGGTCGAGGACGCGATCCTCTCGGTCGATGTCGTCGTCCTGATCCGCGACGCGACCGTCACGACCGGCAACGGCGACCGTTTTGTCCTCGACCTCGTAAAGCGTTCCGAAAAGCCCGCGATCCTGCTTTTGAACAAGATCGATAAGCTGCGTGAAAAGGAAAAGCTTCTGCCGCTGATCGAGCTTTACAGAAACGAACACGACTTTGCCGCGATCATTCCCGCGTCGGCCCTGAGAGGCGAGGCGATAGACGCTCTGCTCACCGCTATCGAAGAACATCTGCCCGAGGGCGATCCGCTTTTCGGCGAGGACGAACTGACCGACCAGCCAATGCGGATGATCGTCGCCGAAATGGTCCGCGAAAAGATACTTGCCACGACCGGCGAAGAGATACCGTATGTGACGGCGGTAGTCCCGGAAAAGTGGGACGAGACCGACCCGGAAAGAACCGTGATCCACTGCGCTATCTTCGTCGAGCGGCCCTCGCAAAAAGGCATCATCATCGGCAAGGGCGGAGCAAAGCTCAAAGCGATCGGAACCGCCGCACGGGCGGATGTCGAGAGACTTTTAGGCCGGCATGTCCACCTCCAGCTTTTCGTTAAGGTCGTCGAAGACTGGCGAAACAAGGACCGCGAACTCAGCGGCATGGGGATCAGCGAATGA
- a CDS encoding MoxR family ATPase, producing the protein MRDTAVIETVPAVSASDPEFDHFALIGRVRASVESVIRGKQDVVRLAVVTLLARGHLLIEDVPGIGKTTLANALARSLELTSHRIQFTSDLLPADIVGLSIFDQAAGEFQWRPGPIFANIVLADEINRATPKSQSALLEAMAEEQVTVDGTTRRLPEPFMVIATQNPVEHHGTYPLPESQLDRFMLRIQMGYPGKDDERGMLHDREFRDPIANIQPQASYSDVIKLQEIARRVRVDEALIEYLLQIVDATRRSESLELGVSPRGSLALFRVAQANALVDGRDYCIADDVKNLVLPCFAHRIVISSRASGLRNRIREAEAILSEILTKIAVPI; encoded by the coding sequence ATGCGAGATACAGCAGTGATAGAGACAGTGCCAGCTGTCAGCGCTTCCGATCCGGAGTTCGATCATTTTGCCTTGATCGGCCGCGTTCGGGCGTCGGTCGAATCGGTCATTCGCGGAAAGCAGGACGTCGTCCGCCTTGCGGTCGTGACGCTCCTCGCCCGCGGGCATCTTCTGATCGAGGACGTGCCGGGGATCGGAAAGACAACGCTCGCCAACGCCTTGGCGCGTTCGCTTGAGCTGACCTCGCACCGGATCCAGTTCACATCTGACCTTTTGCCGGCGGACATCGTCGGGCTTTCGATCTTTGATCAGGCCGCGGGCGAGTTCCAGTGGCGGCCGGGGCCGATCTTTGCAAACATCGTTCTCGCAGATGAGATCAACCGGGCGACCCCTAAGTCGCAGTCCGCACTGCTCGAAGCGATGGCCGAGGAGCAGGTAACCGTGGACGGCACGACCCGTCGTCTGCCTGAGCCCTTTATGGTCATCGCGACGCAGAACCCGGTCGAGCATCACGGCACGTATCCGTTGCCCGAATCACAGCTTGACCGCTTTATGCTCCGCATTCAGATGGGATATCCGGGCAAGGACGACGAGCGTGGAATGCTGCACGACCGCGAATTCCGCGACCCGATCGCGAACATCCAACCTCAAGCCTCATACTCGGATGTGATAAAGCTGCAGGAGATCGCCCGCAGGGTTCGCGTCGATGAGGCGTTGATCGAGTATTTATTGCAGATAGTCGATGCGACCCGCCGGTCCGAATCGCTTGAACTCGGCGTAAGCCCTCGCGGCTCGCTGGCACTTTTCCGTGTCGCACAGGCGAATGCCCTGGTCGATGGCCGCGATTATTGTATCGCCGACGACGTAAAGAATCTCGTATTGCCCTGCTTTGCCCATAGGATCGTGATCAGCTCGCGGGCGTCGGGCCTGCGAAATCGCATACGGGAAGCGGAGGCGATTCTCAGCGAGATCCTAACAAAGATCGCCGTCCCAATATAG
- a CDS encoding ATP-binding protein, translating to MAQTREFTLPSEIGSVDMAASAAEDFAKACKVPDEALTAIDLAVRESVANAVKHGNRLDADKNVEITLSIAESVFEIRVRDFGIGFNVDAIPDPTDPANLLSASGRGILFMRSFMDEVEWLRHPEGGMVVRMAKNL from the coding sequence GTGGCTCAAACGCGCGAATTCACATTACCAAGCGAGATAGGTTCGGTCGATATGGCTGCGTCGGCGGCGGAAGATTTCGCCAAGGCATGCAAAGTGCCCGACGAAGCTCTTACGGCGATCGACCTCGCTGTTCGCGAATCGGTCGCAAATGCCGTCAAGCACGGCAACCGGCTCGATGCCGATAAAAATGTCGAGATAACTCTCAGCATTGCTGAAAGCGTTTTTGAGATCCGCGTACGCGATTTTGGCATTGGTTTCAATGTCGATGCGATCCCGGACCCGACCGACCCGGCAAACCTGCTTAGTGCAAGTGGGAGAGGCATTCTTTTTATGCGGTCTTTCATGGACGAGGTCGAATGGCTTCGGCATCCCGAGGGCGGTATGGTGGTCCGAATGGCAAAGAATCTCTAA
- a CDS encoding 50S ribosomal protein L11 methyltransferase, translating to MTEQKQQPTEWFALEVTAASYAAEAIEFAMNELDCLGSEVNSLKKKPGEDLTIAGYFEQEIDHETVEEAISFALHVHGIRADSIRGRGWRRIGQTDWLYDWKQHWKPTTIGRFVVSPPWERVEDAERHIIYIEPNMAFGTGTHATTQLCIEAIGEIYRPGETLFDVGTGTGILAIATAKMNAAEGQEMPRLVGCDLDVGSIDIARDNAGLNEVGEAIDFYVGSITKESEPADLVVANLTIDVIKPLLDLLLSKTNSTLILSGVLTEQTDELEQELERREINNAEIRTSGEWIAAIIRKT from the coding sequence ATGACCGAGCAAAAACAACAGCCGACGGAATGGTTCGCACTCGAGGTCACGGCCGCCAGCTATGCCGCCGAGGCGATCGAATTTGCGATGAACGAACTAGACTGCCTCGGGTCGGAGGTCAACAGCCTCAAGAAAAAGCCGGGCGAGGACCTGACGATCGCGGGTTATTTTGAGCAAGAGATCGACCACGAGACGGTCGAGGAAGCGATCTCATTTGCCCTTCACGTCCACGGGATCAGGGCAGACAGCATCCGCGGCCGAGGCTGGCGACGCATCGGCCAGACCGATTGGCTTTACGACTGGAAGCAGCACTGGAAGCCGACAACCATCGGCCGCTTTGTCGTTTCGCCGCCGTGGGAAAGGGTTGAGGACGCCGAACGGCACATAATTTACATCGAGCCGAACATGGCCTTCGGCACCGGAACGCACGCGACCACTCAACTTTGCATTGAGGCCATCGGTGAGATCTATCGCCCAGGCGAGACGCTGTTCGACGTCGGCACCGGCACCGGAATTCTCGCCATAGCCACCGCAAAAATGAATGCGGCTGAAGGGCAAGAGATGCCGCGGCTCGTCGGGTGCGACCTCGACGTAGGTTCGATCGATATCGCTCGGGATAATGCCGGGTTGAACGAGGTCGGTGAGGCGATCGACTTTTACGTTGGCAGCATCACCAAAGAAAGTGAACCTGCGGATTTGGTCGTCGCAAACCTCACCATCGACGTCATCAAGCCGCTCCTCGATCTCCTGCTTTCGAAGACAAACAGTACACTTATCCTTTCAGGGGTTCTGACTGAACAGACGGACGAACTCGAACAGGAACTGGAGCGGCGAGAGATCAACAACGCAGAGATCCGCACCTCCGGCGAGTGGATCGCCGCCATCATCCGCAAAACTTAA
- a CDS encoding STAS domain-containing protein, with protein MSDINISERQAGDVTVLDLEGKVTIGEGSVALRNAIRRLLGEGKSKILLNLAGVGYIDSSGIGELVSSFTAVNKEGGTLKLLNLTQKIQDLLAITKLLTVFDTFDTEAEALASFE; from the coding sequence ATGTCGGATATCAACATTTCGGAACGCCAGGCTGGCGATGTAACTGTTTTGGATCTGGAAGGCAAGGTAACCATCGGCGAGGGCAGCGTTGCCTTAAGAAATGCCATCCGCCGTCTGCTTGGCGAGGGCAAATCCAAGATCCTTTTGAATCTTGCCGGTGTCGGATATATCGATTCGAGCGGTATCGGTGAGTTGGTTTCCAGCTTTACTGCCGTCAATAAAGAAGGCGGAACGCTGAAGCTTCTTAACCTGACCCAGAAGATCCAGGATCTTCTTGCTATTACGAAGCTATTGACGGTTTTCGATACCTTCGACACCGAAGCCGAAGCACTTGCAAGCTTCGAATAA
- a CDS encoding DUF58 domain-containing protein — MSKLRKIRELFSVRDLRNALVGLAVVFAGIGLAVLTVVAHRSGERTLAITAAVLSLVFVLLILIFVVPPLARNASREASQMNLPFEFTLGGAIMLGLLVIVGFSAWNTGNNLLFLVLSILVGAMIAGFAAGAMNLKKLDVRMRFPETIFACEETPILVGLTNRKRLFPAFSIVAEVRGRDRERSLAEKELGGIVPPFIMRRLAKPPVIRRILDYFPYVARGETEESRSFHTFPHRGRLVISDFEIATKFPFAFFRHRRRLSAKETELVVFPQLAEQDDLPDVFSAVAGRRPLMKRGAGYDLLSLRAYQPTDDPRQIDWKATARSRGVIVRETAADESLRVQVFFDLRLPTAEEKRLTLREIVESEREGRPQINERFEAAVSRAAAVIDRLIESEAEVRLVIGEDVGDFGSGARHLHDCLKRLAYAEPIFTDDRVPINTAEINDDDGFTAGADTTVLLVAEELLPVDLEPSDEVLPVKF, encoded by the coding sequence TTGTCCAAACTCCGAAAGATCCGTGAACTCTTCAGCGTCCGCGACCTCCGCAACGCGCTTGTCGGACTTGCGGTCGTTTTTGCAGGCATCGGGCTCGCGGTGCTTACCGTTGTTGCACACCGCTCCGGCGAGCGGACGCTTGCGATAACCGCGGCTGTTCTCTCGCTCGTATTCGTCCTACTGATACTGATCTTTGTCGTGCCGCCGCTGGCTCGAAACGCAAGCCGCGAGGCCTCGCAGATGAACCTGCCGTTCGAGTTCACGCTTGGCGGAGCGATCATGCTCGGGCTTCTTGTCATCGTCGGTTTTTCGGCGTGGAACACCGGCAACAATCTGCTTTTCCTTGTGCTCTCGATCTTAGTCGGGGCGATGATCGCCGGTTTTGCGGCCGGGGCAATGAACCTCAAGAAACTCGACGTCCGCATGCGGTTTCCCGAGACGATCTTCGCTTGCGAAGAAACGCCGATCTTGGTCGGGTTGACGAACCGAAAGCGGCTTTTTCCGGCCTTTTCGATCGTCGCCGAGGTTCGCGGAAGGGATCGCGAGAGGTCGCTCGCAGAGAAAGAACTCGGCGGGATAGTGCCGCCGTTCATAATGCGTCGCCTGGCGAAGCCGCCGGTAATCCGCCGCATTCTCGATTATTTTCCTTACGTCGCCCGCGGCGAGACGGAAGAGAGCCGTTCGTTCCACACGTTTCCGCATCGCGGCCGGCTTGTCATAAGCGATTTTGAGATAGCCACGAAGTTTCCGTTTGCCTTTTTCCGCCACCGGCGAAGGCTTTCAGCGAAAGAGACCGAACTCGTCGTATTTCCGCAACTCGCCGAGCAAGACGATCTTCCGGACGTATTCTCGGCTGTTGCCGGAAGGCGGCCGTTAATGAAACGCGGCGCGGGCTACGACCTGCTCTCGCTTCGGGCATATCAACCGACCGACGATCCGCGGCAGATCGACTGGAAAGCGACGGCACGGTCACGCGGCGTTATCGTCCGGGAAACGGCGGCCGATGAAAGCCTGCGGGTACAGGTCTTTTTCGACCTGCGGCTGCCGACCGCAGAGGAAAAGCGGCTGACGCTTCGCGAGATCGTCGAAAGCGAACGCGAAGGTAGGCCGCAGATCAACGAAAGATTTGAGGCCGCCGTTAGCCGGGCGGCTGCGGTGATCGACAGGCTGATCGAATCGGAAGCCGAGGTTCGGCTCGTGATCGGCGAAGACGTTGGGGATTTTGGCTCCGGGGCGCGGCATCTTCACGATTGCCTTAAGCGGCTCGCATATGCCGAGCCTATTTTTACTGACGACCGCGTGCCGATCAACACTGCCGAGATAAATGACGACGATGGCTTTACTGCCGGGGCAGATACGACCGTTCTACTGGTTGCCGAGGAACTTTTGCCAGTTGACCTTGAGCCTTCGGACGAAGTGCTGCCGGTCAAATTCTGA